In Dyadobacter subterraneus, a single genomic region encodes these proteins:
- a CDS encoding ankyrin repeat domain-containing protein, whose translation MISYHDRIKDEKFRVALAMVDAGEVEKLEKFLLQNPAIINQRIDFEETGYFSNPGLLEFTAENPIRHGKLPGNIIEIVKVILEAGAKENPAQISYTLGLVSSGNVARECGVQVPLIDLLCEYGANPDQAMLSALAHAEFDAVEALLKNGAKVNLAVAAATNKMGDFEKLLPESNPLERHQAVALAAQHGRFEILEILLEKGERPDRFNPAGVHSHSTPLHQAVLTGNLEIVKLLVGAGARLDLKDKIYQGTPLDWAVYAKLDDIENYLRLEENI comes from the coding sequence ATGATTTCTTACCATGATCGCATAAAAGACGAGAAGTTTCGCGTGGCTCTGGCAATGGTTGATGCAGGAGAAGTGGAAAAATTGGAAAAGTTTTTACTGCAAAATCCAGCCATTATAAATCAGCGTATTGATTTTGAAGAGACAGGCTATTTCAGTAATCCAGGACTTCTGGAATTTACAGCGGAAAATCCGATTCGTCATGGAAAATTGCCGGGAAACATTATTGAGATCGTGAAAGTAATTCTGGAAGCCGGAGCAAAAGAAAATCCAGCGCAGATCAGTTATACGCTTGGTCTGGTGAGTTCCGGAAATGTGGCCCGTGAGTGCGGCGTTCAGGTTCCGCTTATTGATTTGCTGTGTGAATATGGAGCAAATCCTGATCAGGCAATGCTATCGGCATTGGCCCATGCTGAATTTGATGCAGTGGAAGCTTTGCTTAAAAACGGAGCGAAAGTAAATCTGGCCGTTGCAGCGGCGACCAACAAGATGGGTGACTTTGAAAAGTTGTTACCGGAATCCAATCCGTTGGAACGACATCAGGCTGTTGCGCTGGCCGCACAGCACGGAAGATTTGAAATTTTAGAGATTTTACTTGAAAAAGGTGAAAGGCCTGATCGTTTTAATCCGGCAGGTGTTCACAGCCATTCCACCCCCTTGCATCAGGCGGTATTAACCGGAAATCTGGAAATTGTAAAATTACTGGTAGGCGCAGGAGCAAGGCTGGATTTGAAGGATAAAATTTATCAAGGTACTCCGCTTGACTGGGCGGTCTATGCAAAACTTGATGATATCGAAAATTATCTTCGCTTGGAAGAAAATATTTGA
- a CDS encoding SDR family NAD(P)-dependent oxidoreductase: protein MKNNDGKESIISAKTALLVTLGAGLFALAKTIYKEINKFDLKDKVVIITGGSRGLGLAIARELASKGAKLALCARTASQLENARLELEELGAEVITIRMDVSNQTEVQRMIKAVYEHYGQLDVLINNAGIIMVGPENVMEIQDYKKVMDTNLWSALYTIKASLPIFLQKGEGRIVNIASIGGKVAVPHLLPYSVSKFALVGLSEGLNAELKKDNIHVTTVIPNLMQTGSPRNVTVKGDHESEYAWFKLADSSSLLSQKAESAAKEIVKALEQGENELILTQMGKVAVALQGILPGSINALSQVANHFLPKGNNRQEKKGFESESELSNGAAAANTDKAAVEFNEI, encoded by the coding sequence ATGAAAAATAATGATGGAAAAGAATCCATAATCTCTGCAAAAACTGCTTTGTTGGTAACACTTGGTGCAGGATTATTTGCATTGGCAAAAACGATTTATAAAGAAATAAATAAGTTTGATCTTAAAGATAAGGTCGTGATCATTACCGGCGGATCCCGTGGTTTAGGACTCGCAATCGCAAGGGAACTTGCTTCAAAAGGAGCCAAGCTGGCACTTTGTGCACGTACAGCCAGTCAGCTTGAAAATGCACGACTTGAACTCGAAGAATTAGGAGCCGAAGTAATCACCATTCGCATGGATGTGAGTAATCAGACCGAGGTGCAGAGAATGATCAAGGCAGTATATGAACATTACGGACAGCTGGATGTTTTGATCAATAATGCTGGCATTATCATGGTTGGCCCTGAAAATGTGATGGAAATTCAGGATTATAAAAAAGTGATGGATACCAATTTGTGGTCGGCATTGTACACAATCAAGGCGTCACTACCGATTTTTTTACAAAAAGGAGAAGGCCGGATTGTTAACATTGCGTCCATTGGCGGAAAAGTAGCGGTGCCGCATTTATTGCCATATAGTGTCAGCAAATTTGCATTGGTTGGCCTTTCTGAGGGACTTAATGCAGAATTGAAAAAGGACAATATTCATGTAACCACGGTCATTCCTAATTTGATGCAAACAGGAAGTCCTAGAAATGTAACTGTCAAAGGTGATCATGAATCTGAGTATGCCTGGTTCAAACTTGCCGATTCATCTTCACTGCTTTCCCAGAAGGCAGAAAGTGCTGCAAAGGAAATTGTAAAAGCTTTGGAGCAAGGCGAAAATGAGCTGATTTTGACCCAAATGGGAAAAGTGGCTGTTGCACTTCAAGGGATTTTGCCGGGCAGTATCAATGCATTGTCTCAGGTTGCCAATCATTTTCTGCCCAAAGGAAATAATCGTCAGGAGAAAAAAGGATTTGAAAGTGAATCTGAATTATCCAACGGAGCTGCGGCCGCAAATACAGATAAAGCTGCGGTTGAATTCAATGAAATTTAA
- a CDS encoding chemotaxis protein CheB: MSEKLPSQKKTKNEERPVPIVAIGASAGGLDAISQILENLSPTTGMAYVYIQHLSPAYESHLKDILSRLTKMSVHEASHQMKIQANHVYIIPPDNDMEIMDGALTLIQRKPRPFVHLPVDKFFISLAEKQRDGAIGIILSGMANDGTLGLKAIKVAGGITLAQDESAKYQSMPKSAIEEGVVDLVLSPLEIARELERLSGQTTVFKLTATQEEDLEEESNDEDLKKILQYVKRAVGVDFDHYKMSTIRRRIVRRMLLYKLETLNDYAVYLKQHPNEASTLYNDLLINVTNFFRDTETMDYLKKKLFPQIIKNKSTGDTIRIWIPACSTGQEAYSLAMILLELLGESTGISIQIFASDLSEPAITRARHGLYSTSEVIDVSATRLSRFFIKKDDQYLVKKSIRDLCVFAPHNVLRDPPFSRLDLISCRNLLIYLDTVFQQKVMGTFHYALNPEGFLLLGNSEAVGSAVSLFSQIDKKQKVFIRKSRDASKATFDMNLRWRVAARLGHTGSTNIQSKINEIPAPVRDLDKEVDALLLKKYVPASIVVDQDLEILQFRGSTGLFLEHSPGKASFNLLKMARPSLVFELRNTIHKSKKSGEISRKTGLEMTVNDRIYYVEIEVVPIRNTSDQSLFLVLFEEVMPGVLLEDRVANFRDDRIKQLEMELSSLRKDMHSIIEEQEKSNEELQSANEEIVSSNEELQSINEELETSKEEIESTNEELLTINQELLTRNDQLTEAYGYAEAIFSTIGEATLVLDKELRVRSANKAFYKIFHVQEEHIEGRMFYELDKRQWDIAQLRQLLEEVITNNAHIKSYEVCLHFQGIGEKTMLLHARKVVQHERKEAILLVIEDITEHRRVQRMLEERQAWFHNMIDHAPALVWVTGQDSRINFLNKALLEFTGHDAGNSDYDFTSYIHEDDREQYLSACTKNFLDKQIFSIEYRLRRNDGEYRWVIETAKPMFAPDGKFTGYIGNGTEIHLQKTLSEQLNLHVQQRTQELREANAELETSNTELKKTADRLLSVLNGVPAAITLMEVIKDEKTGEAVDFTISVYNHHVLELTGYNEGNIHENSLIEKKPKLKGPELLDLYFKVLKTGEAIYKEIPDLFPGDNSCHAFFITRQIDKNGVVVTILDISERKNADKKLMKSLESLQAVLDCSPGSISYLKPVYDKNNEVEDFILVVSNQKFAIEIHKPLSDLVDTRATELYPTDAIEKMKQVLATGEHLYEEIYFPEEKKWSGISIIRHDRGVVIAGLNITSLKEAEQQQIKWVQELDESNEMIQSLEKMRQYVSHRGEFLRATSHDLRASFGIIMGATALLNLMDTEEQRARSLEMIQRNLRQVTYMMNQLLDYSRLEAGQERLEISTFDVSDVLNELCESMIPMAKDKNLWLKINGNDQLVIDGDLVKIRRIVQNLVLNAIKYTKNGGVTVKWGKLEHIENLGVFSEIKWFIDVEDTGSGMPTSLLNKLTETSEEIKQVMGQSSASTTGEGIGLFIVKRLCELLGAKFSIESHEGEGTLFRILLPAIYRNEKN, translated from the coding sequence ATGTCAGAAAAGTTACCATCCCAAAAAAAGACCAAAAACGAAGAAAGACCTGTACCTATCGTAGCGATTGGCGCCTCGGCAGGTGGATTAGACGCTATTTCACAAATCCTTGAAAATCTGTCACCAACGACAGGAATGGCTTACGTTTATATACAACATTTGTCGCCGGCCTATGAAAGCCATTTAAAAGATATTCTTTCCAGGCTGACAAAAATGTCGGTGCACGAGGCAAGTCATCAGATGAAAATCCAGGCCAACCATGTCTATATAATTCCTCCGGATAATGATATGGAAATTATGGATGGTGCATTGACTTTAATTCAGCGAAAACCCCGGCCTTTTGTGCATCTTCCTGTTGACAAATTTTTTATTTCCCTGGCTGAAAAACAAAGAGACGGGGCAATCGGTATTATTTTGTCCGGGATGGCAAATGATGGAACACTAGGTCTGAAAGCTATAAAAGTTGCTGGTGGGATCACACTGGCTCAGGATGAAAGTGCCAAATATCAGAGTATGCCAAAATCTGCTATCGAAGAAGGTGTTGTGGATCTGGTACTTTCGCCCCTGGAAATAGCCAGGGAATTAGAAAGGCTGAGCGGACAGACTACTGTTTTTAAGCTAACAGCGACTCAGGAAGAGGATCTTGAAGAAGAATCTAATGATGAAGATTTAAAAAAGATACTTCAATACGTAAAACGTGCGGTTGGTGTCGACTTTGATCATTATAAAATGTCGACAATCCGGAGAAGGATTGTGAGAAGGATGCTTCTTTACAAACTTGAAACGCTGAATGATTATGCTGTTTATTTGAAACAACATCCTAATGAAGCCAGCACGCTTTACAACGACTTGCTGATTAACGTAACCAATTTTTTCAGGGATACCGAGACAATGGATTATCTCAAAAAGAAATTATTTCCGCAGATCATTAAAAATAAATCGACCGGCGATACGATACGAATCTGGATTCCCGCCTGTTCAACAGGTCAGGAAGCGTATTCGCTTGCGATGATATTGCTGGAATTGCTGGGAGAAAGCACCGGCATATCCATACAAATATTTGCGAGTGATTTGAGTGAGCCTGCCATCACGCGGGCAAGGCATGGATTATATTCCACAAGTGAAGTCATCGATGTTTCTGCAACGAGGCTCTCACGGTTTTTTATCAAAAAAGATGATCAGTATCTGGTAAAAAAATCCATCCGGGATTTATGTGTTTTTGCTCCTCATAATGTTTTAAGAGATCCGCCATTTTCCCGTCTGGATTTGATCAGCTGCCGGAATCTGCTGATTTATCTGGACACCGTTTTTCAGCAAAAAGTGATGGGAACCTTTCATTACGCCCTGAATCCCGAAGGTTTTTTACTTTTAGGAAATTCGGAAGCGGTAGGAAGCGCAGTTTCCCTTTTTTCACAAATTGATAAAAAGCAGAAAGTATTTATTCGTAAAAGCAGAGATGCCAGTAAGGCCACTTTCGATATGAATTTGCGGTGGCGTGTTGCAGCGCGCCTGGGACATACGGGAAGTACAAATATTCAGTCAAAAATAAATGAAATACCTGCACCAGTCCGTGATTTGGATAAGGAGGTGGATGCCTTGTTGCTGAAAAAATATGTTCCTGCCAGCATAGTGGTAGATCAGGACTTGGAAATCCTGCAATTCCGAGGATCTACCGGACTTTTTCTTGAACATTCCCCGGGTAAGGCCAGCTTCAATTTGCTAAAAATGGCACGTCCGTCATTAGTTTTTGAATTAAGGAATACAATTCATAAGAGTAAGAAATCAGGAGAGATATCCCGGAAAACCGGATTGGAAATGACTGTAAACGACAGGATTTATTATGTCGAAATTGAAGTTGTTCCCATCAGAAATACCTCTGATCAGTCGCTGTTTCTTGTGTTATTTGAAGAAGTAATGCCTGGTGTATTGTTAGAAGACAGGGTCGCTAATTTCAGGGATGATCGTATCAAACAGCTGGAAATGGAATTATCGTCACTGCGTAAGGATATGCATTCGATTATCGAAGAGCAGGAAAAAAGCAATGAAGAACTGCAATCTGCAAATGAAGAGATCGTCAGCAGCAATGAAGAATTGCAAAGTATCAATGAAGAACTGGAAACCAGCAAGGAAGAAATCGAGTCGACCAACGAAGAATTACTGACCATAAATCAGGAACTGTTAACGCGCAACGACCAGCTAACCGAAGCTTATGGATATGCAGAGGCTATATTCAGCACGATTGGAGAAGCAACTTTGGTATTGGACAAAGAGCTTAGAGTCAGGAGCGCGAACAAAGCTTTTTACAAAATTTTCCATGTTCAGGAAGAACATATTGAAGGGCGCATGTTTTATGAACTTGATAAGCGCCAGTGGGATATTGCCCAATTACGCCAGCTTTTGGAAGAAGTTATCACAAATAATGCCCATATAAAATCATACGAAGTTTGCCTTCATTTCCAGGGAATCGGCGAAAAAACGATGTTGCTTCATGCGCGAAAAGTGGTTCAGCATGAAAGGAAAGAAGCGATTTTACTTGTCATTGAAGATATTACTGAGCACCGCCGTGTGCAGCGCATGCTTGAAGAACGCCAGGCATGGTTTCACAATATGATTGATCATGCACCGGCTTTGGTTTGGGTAACCGGGCAGGATAGCCGTATCAATTTTTTAAATAAAGCTTTACTGGAATTTACAGGTCATGACGCCGGTAATTCAGATTATGATTTTACAAGTTATATTCATGAAGACGATCGTGAGCAATATTTGTCGGCGTGTACCAAAAATTTTCTTGACAAACAAATATTTAGTATTGAATATCGTCTGAGGCGCAATGACGGAGAATACCGGTGGGTTATTGAAACCGCGAAACCTATGTTTGCCCCGGATGGAAAGTTCACTGGCTATATTGGGAACGGAACAGAGATTCACCTTCAGAAAACACTTTCAGAACAATTAAATCTTCATGTGCAGCAGCGCACACAGGAATTAAGAGAAGCCAATGCTGAACTTGAAACCTCCAATACAGAACTCAAAAAGACGGCTGACAGGCTGCTAAGTGTTTTGAACGGTGTACCGGCCGCTATTACTTTAATGGAAGTGATTAAGGACGAAAAAACGGGAGAGGCGGTCGATTTTACCATTTCTGTATACAATCATCATGTATTGGAACTTACCGGTTACAACGAAGGCAATATTCATGAAAACTCGTTAATTGAGAAAAAACCAAAATTAAAGGGCCCGGAGCTTCTGGATTTATATTTTAAGGTATTAAAAACAGGTGAAGCGATATATAAAGAAATTCCGGATTTATTCCCCGGCGATAACAGCTGCCACGCATTTTTTATAACCCGTCAAATTGATAAAAATGGTGTTGTTGTAACAATTCTAGATATCTCTGAACGCAAAAATGCGGACAAGAAATTAATGAAAAGCCTGGAAAGTTTACAGGCAGTACTAGACTGTTCCCCGGGATCTATTAGCTATTTGAAACCTGTTTATGACAAAAATAACGAGGTTGAGGATTTTATACTTGTTGTAAGCAATCAGAAATTCGCGATTGAAATTCACAAACCGCTTAGCGATCTGGTGGATACCCGTGCGACAGAATTGTATCCCACAGATGCTATTGAAAAGATGAAACAGGTGCTTGCCACCGGTGAGCATTTGTATGAAGAAATTTATTTCCCCGAGGAGAAAAAATGGTCAGGTATATCCATCATCCGGCACGACCGCGGTGTCGTTATTGCCGGGCTGAATATTACCTCATTAAAAGAAGCAGAACAGCAGCAAATCAAATGGGTGCAGGAGCTGGACGAGTCAAATGAAATGATCCAGTCTCTTGAGAAAATGCGGCAGTATGTTAGCCACCGGGGTGAATTTTTACGCGCCACTTCCCATGATTTACGTGCCAGCTTTGGTATTATCATGGGTGCAACAGCGCTTTTAAATTTGATGGATACCGAAGAGCAGCGTGCCCGGTCGCTTGAAATGATACAGCGAAATCTCCGGCAGGTTACCTATATGATGAATCAGCTTCTTGATTATTCCCGTCTGGAAGCGGGGCAGGAAAGACTTGAAATTTCTACTTTTGATGTTTCGGATGTACTGAACGAGCTTTGTGAGAGCATGATTCCGATGGCAAAGGACAAAAACTTGTGGTTAAAAATTAATGGCAATGATCAGTTGGTTATAGACGGAGATTTGGTTAAAATCAGAAGAATTGTCCAAAACCTGGTTTTAAATGCAATAAAATATACCAAAAATGGTGGTGTTACTGTCAAATGGGGAAAATTGGAGCACATTGAAAATTTAGGTGTTTTTTCTGAAATTAAGTGGTTTATAGATGTTGAAGACACCGGCTCAGGTATGCCCACTTCACTTTTAAACAAGCTGACAGAAACTTCGGAAGAGATAAAACAGGTGATGGGTCAAAGTTCCGCTTCAACGACTGGTGAAGGAATCGGGCTGTTCATCGTAAAACGTTTGTGTGAATTATTAGGTGCTAAATTCTCCATTGAAAGTCACGAGGGCGAAGGAACTTTGTTCAGGATTCTTCTGCCGGCCATATACAGAAATGAAAAGAATTAA
- a CDS encoding Gfo/Idh/MocA family protein, with protein MENSYKRRQFLYHVSRVAIALPGFSLMSLDAAAGNYFSSLEESENTQADKEKKLGIALVGLGNYSEGQLAPALQETKRCKLTAIVTGTPEKAEKWKKKYSIPDKNIYNYKNFDSIKDNPDVDIVYVVLPNALHAEYVVRAAKAGKHVICEKPMAISVKECEQMIKACKDANKLLSIGYRLHFEPHNMTMAEFGTKKVYGNVKKVTALDSQEMEAGVWRLDKKLAGGGPLMDLGIYCVQGCLYTLGELPNAVTAKFGKKDDPEKFKSVEQSISFTLHFPSGAIAECNASYADKQNLLRADAQKGWFELSPAFGYDGLKGKTVRGPLDIVNLNQQAFQMDDFANCVLKNRKSRVPGEMGLRDVKILTAIYEAAESGKKVTLKGLS; from the coding sequence ATGGAAAATTCATATAAAAGACGTCAGTTTCTTTACCATGTCAGCCGTGTTGCCATCGCTTTGCCAGGTTTCAGTTTGATGTCTCTGGATGCGGCCGCCGGCAATTATTTTTCGTCGTTAGAAGAATCTGAAAACACTCAGGCAGACAAGGAAAAAAAACTGGGCATTGCGCTGGTAGGACTTGGAAACTATAGTGAAGGCCAGCTTGCACCGGCTTTGCAGGAAACCAAACGCTGCAAGTTAACCGCCATTGTAACCGGAACTCCCGAAAAAGCAGAAAAGTGGAAAAAGAAGTATTCAATTCCCGATAAGAATATCTACAATTATAAAAATTTTGATTCTATCAAAGATAATCCGGATGTAGACATTGTTTACGTTGTTTTACCAAATGCTTTGCATGCTGAATACGTAGTGCGTGCCGCCAAAGCAGGGAAACATGTGATTTGTGAAAAACCAATGGCTATTTCCGTGAAAGAATGTGAACAAATGATTAAAGCCTGCAAAGATGCAAACAAGCTTTTGTCAATCGGTTATCGACTGCATTTCGAACCACACAATATGACCATGGCTGAATTCGGGACAAAAAAAGTTTATGGAAACGTTAAGAAAGTAACTGCGCTGGATAGTCAGGAAATGGAAGCCGGGGTTTGGCGTCTTGACAAAAAACTGGCTGGCGGCGGACCGCTGATGGATCTTGGGATTTATTGCGTTCAGGGTTGTTTGTATACGCTTGGAGAACTTCCAAATGCTGTAACTGCCAAATTTGGTAAAAAGGACGATCCTGAAAAATTTAAATCCGTTGAACAATCGATTTCTTTTACACTGCATTTTCCTTCCGGTGCAATTGCCGAATGCAACGCAAGTTATGCCGACAAACAAAATCTGCTGCGGGCAGATGCCCAAAAGGGATGGTTTGAATTGTCGCCTGCCTTCGGATATGACGGATTGAAAGGAAAAACGGTGAGGGGACCGCTTGATATTGTCAACCTGAATCAGCAGGCATTTCAAATGGACGATTTTGCAAATTGTGTTTTGAAAAACAGAAAAAGCCGGGTTCCCGGTGAAATGGGTTTAAGAGACGTGAAAATCCTGACAGCAATTTATGAAGCCGCTGAATCGGGCAAAAAAGTAACATTGAAAGGACTGAGCTAG
- a CDS encoding alpha-amylase family protein has protein sequence MKNFNFSLILFILLIPFFSNAQTKVAPVKVKENFWYKNSVIYNLEVGAFKDSDGDGRGDFNGLIQKLDYLKAIGIDAIWLAPFQPSPGQDDGYDVADFYGVDEKLGTIGDFTEFLYQAQKKGIRVIMDLVINHTSDQHPWFQKSRQSKDSKYRDWYVWSKERPKDWDKGMVFPGVQKEVWSLDEKTGEYYYHRFYKFQPDLNYSNPEVMQESQRIIGYWLNQGIAGFRLDAVPFIIEVPKTGSEKPKLDFDFLTNMRQFAQSRKSDAAILGEANVVPEENQNYFGKNGEGIQMMFNFFANQHLFYALATGDLKPFSQAIEQTKKIPEASQWAHFLRNHDEIDLGRLTDKQRQEVYAKFGPDTTMQLYQRGIRRRLAPMLGNNRKHIELAYSLLFSLPGAPVIRYGEELGMGDDLSLKERLSVRTPMQWTNEKNGGFTSADTAFRPVINKGDYGYQQLNVAKQFRDPNSLLSWTSRIIKLRKSCPEIGLGDYTLIDSGSPDILAIRYDYNRKSLIILHNFNPQSRQASIKSEKMKVLYDLMAENLDKKAESGKFSVSLDGYGYKWYRVDSMIP, from the coding sequence ATGAAAAACTTCAACTTCTCCCTTATCCTGTTTATCCTTCTGATTCCCTTTTTTTCAAATGCGCAAACGAAAGTGGCGCCGGTCAAGGTAAAGGAAAATTTCTGGTATAAAAACAGCGTGATTTACAATCTGGAAGTTGGTGCATTTAAAGATAGCGATGGTGATGGCAGGGGAGATTTTAACGGACTTATCCAAAAACTGGATTATCTCAAAGCGATTGGAATTGATGCCATTTGGCTGGCTCCGTTTCAACCGTCACCCGGACAGGATGACGGATATGATGTAGCTGATTTTTATGGTGTTGATGAAAAACTGGGAACCATCGGCGATTTTACAGAATTTCTTTATCAGGCTCAAAAAAAAGGAATCCGTGTGATCATGGATCTGGTTATAAACCATACATCTGACCAGCATCCCTGGTTTCAGAAATCGCGTCAAAGTAAAGATTCCAAATACCGCGACTGGTATGTATGGTCAAAAGAAAGGCCGAAAGACTGGGACAAAGGCATGGTATTTCCCGGTGTGCAGAAAGAAGTGTGGAGTCTGGATGAAAAAACCGGGGAATACTATTATCACCGGTTTTACAAATTTCAGCCGGATCTGAATTATTCCAACCCGGAGGTTATGCAGGAAAGTCAGCGGATCATTGGTTACTGGCTAAATCAGGGCATCGCAGGTTTCAGGCTAGACGCGGTTCCTTTCATCATTGAAGTGCCAAAAACGGGAAGTGAAAAACCCAAGCTGGATTTTGATTTTTTAACTAATATGCGCCAGTTCGCCCAGTCCAGAAAATCGGATGCAGCGATTCTTGGCGAAGCGAATGTAGTACCGGAGGAAAACCAGAATTATTTTGGTAAAAATGGCGAAGGAATACAAATGATGTTTAATTTCTTTGCCAATCAGCATTTATTTTATGCGCTGGCAACGGGCGATCTGAAACCTTTCAGCCAGGCCATAGAGCAAACCAAAAAGATTCCTGAGGCTTCTCAATGGGCACATTTTCTAAGAAACCACGATGAAATCGATCTTGGCAGGCTAACAGATAAGCAGCGCCAGGAAGTTTATGCCAAATTCGGTCCGGATACTACCATGCAGCTTTATCAGCGTGGAATTCGAAGAAGGCTTGCACCGATGCTAGGTAACAACAGAAAACATATTGAACTTGCTTATAGTCTGCTTTTTTCACTGCCAGGTGCGCCGGTAATTCGTTATGGAGAAGAACTTGGAATGGGTGATGATCTGAGTTTAAAAGAACGTCTGTCAGTGCGTACACCAATGCAATGGACCAATGAAAAAAATGGGGGTTTTACATCCGCAGATACCGCTTTTCGTCCCGTGATCAATAAAGGTGATTATGGATATCAGCAGCTGAATGTTGCAAAACAATTCCGTGATCCGAATTCACTTTTGAGCTGGACTTCGCGGATCATAAAACTTAGGAAATCCTGCCCGGAAATTGGTCTTGGAGATTACACTTTAATCGATTCCGGATCTCCTGATATTCTTGCTATTCGCTACGATTACAACAGGAAATCCCTGATCATTTTACACAACTTCAATCCGCAATCCAGACAAGCTTCTATAAAATCAGAAAAGATGAAAGTTCTTTACGATCTGATGGCTGAAAATCTGGACAAAAAAGCGGAAAGTGGCAAGTTTTCAGTTTCCCTGGATGGATATGGTTACAAGTGGTACCGTGTTGACAGTATGATTCCATAA